The Antarcticibacterium flavum genome contains the following window.
TAATCCAACTGTCGCAAATGAAACAAAACCATCCAGCTAAAAAAGACAAGACTTAAAAGCCACTACCCACTAAAGAATAACGCCTATTTTCTGCCCTCTGTCCTCTGTCCACTTTTTCTAACGACTAACGACTAAAGACTAACGACTATGCCCCCTCCTTCGCCCCCAGCTCAAACCATCGCTCTTCCTTAGCCTCAATCTGATCGATCACCTTCTGCAACTCCAAAGAAGTCTTGTCTATCTCATCCCCACTTAGGTCCTGCAGGAATTTTTGCTGGATCTTTTCTTTTTCCTTTTCCAGATTGGCGATCTCTCGTTCCAGCTTATTGAACTCTTTTTTCTCGTTGTAGGTGAGTCCCGATGTGTTTTCGTTCTGTTTTTGTTTTTGTGGCTCTGCCACCTGCTTTGGCTTTGCAGGCTCTTCTGCAGGCTGACTCGCCTCGTATTCCCTGTAATCGGTATAGTTGCCGGGGAAGTCTTCTACTTCGGCGTTGCCTTTGAAGACGAAGAGGTGGTCTACGATCTTATCCATAAAATACCTGTCGTGGGAAACCACAACCAGGCAGCCGGGGAAATCCAGAAGGAAATCTTCGAGAACGTTTAGGGTAACGATATCCAGGTCGTTTGTAGGTTCATCCAGAATAAGGAAATTTGGATTCTGGATTAGGACTGTACACAGGTAAAGCCTTTTTCTTTCACCTCCACTAAGTTTCTCAACGAAATCGTATTGCTTTTTACGGTCGAATAAGAATTTTTCCAGCAGTTGTTGCGCAGAGATCTGCCTTCCCTTGGCCAACGGAATGAAATCCCCATAGTCACGGATCACATCGATCACTTTCTGCCCTGGTTTTGCAACGATCCCGCCCTGGGTGTAATAACCAAATTTTATAGTTTCCCCGATGATGACCTTTCCGGCATCGGGTTGTATTTTTCCGGTGAGGATATTTAGGAAAGTGGATTTTCCGGTTCCGTTCTTTCCTATGATCCCAATACGTTCTCCTTTCTGGAAGTTGTATTCGAAGCCCTTCAGAAGTTGTTTTTCCTCAAAACTCTTGGAAACCTTTACCAGCTCCACGATCTTGGTTCCGAGGCGTTCCATATTGATCTCCAGCTGCACCTTATGGTCATTGCGACGTTTGGAGGCGCGGTCCTTGATCTCGTGAAAGTCGTCAATCCGGGATTTTGATTTGGTGGTACGGGCTTTTGGCTGCCGGCGCATCCAGTCCAGTTCCTTTTTGAAAAGCTGTTTTGCCTTATCGGTATTGGTTTGCTCCTGCGCTATTCGCGCATCTTTCTTATCTAGGTAGTAGGAGTAGTTTCCTTTGTAGGTATACAGTACCCCGTCTTCCAGTTCCACGATCTCGTTACAAACCCGCTCCAGGAAATACCTGTCGTGAGTAACCATAAAAATGGTGAAATTCTCTTTTTTGAAATATCCCTCCAGCCACTCGATCATATCCAGGTCCAGGTGGTTGGTAGGCTCATCCATGATGATGAAATCGGGTTTATGCAACAACATATTGGCCAGGGCAAGACGTTTCTTTTGTCCGCCACTTAGTTCCCCCACGCTCTTGTCCAGCTGGTCCAGCTTCAGCATAAAAAGGATCTGCTTATACTGTGTCTCAAAATCCCAGGCCTGGTGGCGCTCCATCTCCTCGAAAGCCTTCTGGTAGGCATCTGCATCCTCCGGATTCTCCAAAGCCTTTTCATAACGCTCGATCACTTTCAGGATCTCGTTGTCCCCGGCGAAAATTGTTTGCTCAACCGTTAGGTTGGGATCCAGGTCTGGTTCCTGTGCTAAAAATGCGGTAGTGATATCCTTGCGGTAGACCACGCGGCCATCATCGGGCGCATCTGTTCCCGCCAGGATATGGAGCAAAGTGGTCTTCCCGGTGCCGTTCTTGGCAACGAAGCCCACCTTCTGACCTTCATTGATTCCGAAGGAGATATTGGAAAACAGCTCGTTCTCGCCGAATGATTTGCGTATATTTTCTACCGATAGATAATTCACAGGATATTTTTTTGCAAAAGTAGGTATTTCTTAGTAAGAATCAAGATGGGGGAGTCGTTAGTCGTTAGTCGTTAGTCTTTAGTGGGTTAAGTGTTTGCTGTTTGCTGTTTACCGTTTGCGGTTTACCGTTTGTTTTTTGAATTTGGAATTTGGTGCTTGGAATTTGTTTGTTGTTTGTTGTTTGGTGTTTGGTGTTGGGATTTTACGAAGTTGAATGATTCTCCTTTTTTCGAGGCTAATTTCTTATTTAACCACGGAGTTAGGGGGAGTTAAAAAGGAGTTTCACGGAGGTTGTTCGAGTTGTTAGAGGGTTTTCTGTTTTCCGTTTGCTGTTTACCGTTGGTCAGTTTGGAATTTGGAATTTGGTGCCTGGAATTTGTTTGTTGTTTGTTGTTTGTTGTTTGTTGTTGGATTTAGTTGCGAGATGAATTCTCATTTTTTCGAGGTTATTTTTTATTTAACCACGGAGTTTAAGAGGAGTTCAAAAAAAAGAGTTTCACGGAGTTTTTATATGGTCGTTAGTAGGTTTTCCTTTTTTAGTTTGGAATTTGGAATTTGCTGCTTGGAATTTGATGCCTGGAATTTGAAATCCATCATATCCCCTAACTCATTTTTAACCGACAACCGACAACCGACAACCGACAACCGACAACCTACAACTTCCGGGTGGGGGCGAGCCCAACCCCTACAGCATAACACGCATTGACTATCCACTTTTCACTTTCCACTTTCCACTTTTTCAACTGACAACCGACAACCGACAACTTTTTCAACCTACAACCTACAACCTACAACCGATAACCGATAACTCCTAACTCCTAACTTTTCAACGAATTATTTTATTATTAACCCGTAACACTTATATTTGTTTCTTAACAAAGCATTAAGAAGAGGGAATTTACGCTGAGAACCTTCAGAAGAAATACTTCCAAGATACCGGAGCTGCGGGGCAATAAAAAGGTCCTTCAGCAGTTAAAACCGGAAGAGGAAAACAGAGCTGTGTGCCGCGGGATTCGTGGTGCATTTAAGATGAGGCCCCCATATGAATAAAAACTTTTTGTTGTACCTGGTGGTAGTGCTGTTGAGCTTTACTTCCTGTATCTCCACCAAAAAAACCACCTACCTGCAGGCCACAGAAACTGCTGCAGACAGTGTCCTGACTATTCAAAGGCTGCAAAAGCCTTACAGGATACAGGTGAACGATCTTTTAAGCATTAGGGTAAAGGCGCTGGACCAGGAGCTGGTGGGAATGTTCAATCCCATTGGGGAAGGAACTATAGGCGCTACAGGGGAGGAAAGTATGTATTACGATGGCTTTGCAGTAGACCAGCAAGGGAACATACGTGTGCCTACACTTGGAAAGATAAGTGTGCTGGGATATACCGTGGAAGAGGTGCAGGAAAAAGTAGAACAGGAGTTGCTGGACAGGTATTTTAAGGAACAGGCAAATATTTTTGTGACGGTGAAACT
Protein-coding sequences here:
- a CDS encoding ABC-F family ATP-binding cassette domain-containing protein, with amino-acid sequence MNYLSVENIRKSFGENELFSNISFGINEGQKVGFVAKNGTGKTTLLHILAGTDAPDDGRVVYRKDITTAFLAQEPDLDPNLTVEQTIFAGDNEILKVIERYEKALENPEDADAYQKAFEEMERHQAWDFETQYKQILFMLKLDQLDKSVGELSGGQKKRLALANMLLHKPDFIIMDEPTNHLDLDMIEWLEGYFKKENFTIFMVTHDRYFLERVCNEIVELEDGVLYTYKGNYSYYLDKKDARIAQEQTNTDKAKQLFKKELDWMRRQPKARTTKSKSRIDDFHEIKDRASKRRNDHKVQLEINMERLGTKIVELVKVSKSFEEKQLLKGFEYNFQKGERIGIIGKNGTGKSTFLNILTGKIQPDAGKVIIGETIKFGYYTQGGIVAKPGQKVIDVIRDYGDFIPLAKGRQISAQQLLEKFLFDRKKQYDFVEKLSGGERKRLYLCTVLIQNPNFLILDEPTNDLDIVTLNVLEDFLLDFPGCLVVVSHDRYFMDKIVDHLFVFKGNAEVEDFPGNYTDYREYEASQPAEEPAKPKQVAEPQKQKQNENTSGLTYNEKKEFNKLEREIANLEKEKEKIQQKFLQDLSGDEIDKTSLELQKVIDQIEAKEERWFELGAKEGA
- a CDS encoding polysaccharide biosynthesis/export family protein, which encodes MNKNFLLYLVVVLLSFTSCISTKKTTYLQATETAADSVLTIQRLQKPYRIQVNDLLSIRVKALDQELVGMFNPIGEGTIGATGEESMYYDGFAVDQQGNIRVPTLGKISVLGYTVEEVQEKVEQELLDRYFKEQANIFVTVKLAGIRYTTLGEIGSGSQVIYKEQVTIMEAVANAGGITEYGDMRDVRIIRQYPGGAERIHSIDLTSIEATKSPYYYIQPNDLILVNALPQKALGLGTTGIETFRTVLTVFTALTSIILISTRL